One Argentina anserina chromosome 6, drPotAnse1.1, whole genome shotgun sequence genomic window, TCATCTTTTTGCTTTCCATGTCACTATTCACTGATTTGAAGCAACTCATGTTTACCATGTTTCTTACCCTTGTTGTTTACATTTCTTTCAGAAATTCCAGATTCCTAATGTAATCAGAAAAGGAGATGCAAAGAACGAGAATCGAGGCTAAGCCCCAGTAGAGAGCAGTGTAGGACACACAGTGGAAAACTGTTACGCAGATTCTCCAACTTTCACCATTCCTGTAAAACTCACAAAGCTCACCGTAGTTGAATAAAGCGCTGCGCTTCGCTCTCCCTCTATATATAAAAACCACTTACACACCTCTCTCTTCAAATCTCTCACCTCTCTCACCTCATTTTCTCCACCTCCTTTGACCACTGgtccactctctctctctctgctttTTCCGGCAACCGAAGTCTGTGAAGTCATCAGTATCGGGCTGATCACCCCCCTCTAAAAACGACATTGACATCTCTTCCTAGACAAAAAAGATGGCTTCTTTACAATGatagatctctctctctctctctctcttcttcattgCCATATGAAACagagctctctctctttctctctgacTCAAAACAATTAATGGCAAAGAATTAAGCACCACCCTCTTAGTTTCTCAATCCCCGACTCAATCTACTTCTGACCCTTTTTCCTTCTCTCGAGCTAGATTGATACAATGGCTGAGAGCGCAGAGCCAACGAAGACATTGCCGGAAGCAGACAAGAAGAAAGAGCAGAGCCTACCGTTTTACCAGCTCTTCTCCTTCGCTGACAAGTATGATTGCCTTCTCATGGTCTCCGGCAGCATAGGAGCCATCATTCACGGCTCCTCCATGCCCGTGTTCTTCCTCTTGTTCGGTGAAATGGTTAATGGCTTCGGTAAAAACCAGATGGATTTGCAGAAAATGACCGCCGAAGTTGCCAAGGTTGTTTCAACACCTCTCTCACTCCCACCCAGTTCTAATCACCTCCCTCAGATCTTAGATCTAACAATCTAACATGTTCTCTGTTACATTCTTGCAGTATGCTCTGTATTTCGTCTACCTGGGCCTAATCGTCTGCTTGTCATCTTATGCCGGTATGCTGTGTATATATTACGCTCAATTTTTTTGGTTGGAGGGATCAGTTCTCGGAACATCTTACAATACTTTTCTTGGGTTGTTCATCAGAGATTGCATGCTGGATGTACACCGGGGAGCGACAAGTGAGCACTCTGAGGAAGAAGTATCTGGAAGCCGTGCTGAAACAAGACGTGGGATTTTTCGACACAGATGCAAGAACAGGTGACATAGTCTTCAGCGTCTCAACGGATACTCTTCTAGTCCAAGATGCCATTAGTGAGAAGGTAAAGTTTAGTTCTTTGGTTCTGTTTCCCGCATTCATTGCATTCACTCGTTCACTTCCCTTTTCCTCTCTGGTTCGGTCTCAGTCTCTCTCTGTCTTTTCCCCCCAAAATTTACCATGTTTTCAGCTTTCACGTTTTTATTGTCACAAAATCTAGTGACGGGTGGTGTTAAATTTGTGAATGCTTAGTCTGGGTTGTACTGGGATTCACAGTAATGGGGTAGTTGGGCATTTGCATTGTAATTGTGGGTGTGTGTCTGGGACCATGTAGCAAAATCCTTGAGCGTTCTTCTGACTGCGCACGTTAGCAAACCTTGACTTGACGTGCGCCGGTCTGTGATATTCTCCCTAAtccgtttttttttgtgatatttttgtttttattattatcattattatgaTCATGGAGACCTATCTAGTCGGTGGATCTTTGAATGATGATTCTATGatgttttgttaattttggGTTGGTTTGGTAAATTTGATTTGGTTGTAGGTGGGGAACTTCATACACTATCTTTCAACATTTCTGGCGGGACTGGTGGTTGGGTTTGTATCAGCATGGAGGCTGGCGCTGCTGAGTGTGGCAGTCATCCCCGGCATTGCTTTTGCTGGCGGGTTGTATGCGTATACGCTTACCGGGCTCACGTCCAAGAGCCGAGAATCGTATGCAAATGCCGGCATTATGGCTGAGCAAGTGAGTTGATTTAGACCAACGTCTGTTTGTATGATCAAAGTTGGAttctttgttttggttttagttGTGTTTCTTATGAAAATATGTGTGGAAAGGCAAATGAGGAGTGTGTAGCTTAtatgtttgttaaaatgtctGATCAGGCCATTGCGCAAGTTCGAACAGTTAAATCATATGTGGGTGAAAGCAAGGCCCTGAATTCGTATTCAGATGCCATACAGAACACCTTGCAGCTGGGTTACAAGGCCGGAATGGCCAAAGGTCTGGGGTTAGGGTGTACTTACGGCATAGCTTGTATGTCGTGGGCTCTTGTTTTCTGGTATGCCGGTGTGTTTATCAGAAATGGGCAGACTGATGGAGGGAAAGCATTCACAGCCATTTTTTCGGCCATTGTTGGTGGCATGTAAGACTTTAACCTGAAaaccttcatcttcttctgtttTTCTAGAATAAGTCTAAACATTATTGAATGATACAGGAGCTTGGGTCAGTCATTTTCCAATCTTGGGGCCTTTAGCAAAGGTAAATCAGCTGGATACAAGTTGATGGAGATTATCAAGCAAAAGCCCACCATAATTCAGGACCAGTTGGATGGAAAGTGCTTGTCTGAGGTTAATGGCAACATAGAACTCAAGGAGGTGACATTCAGCTATCCATCGAGGCCAGatgttattattttcagaaatttcTCAATGTTCTTCCCAGCTGGAAAGACTATTGCCGTTGTTGGCGGCAGTGGTTCAGGGAAAAGCACTGTCGTCTCTCTGATTGAAAGGTTTTACGATCCTAATCAGGGTAAGTTGGGGGCTTTTCTGCTATGGAGATCATTGAAAGGGGTCATATCACATTGCTAATGTTTCTGGTTGGCTTAGCAGGGCAGGTTTTGCTGGATGGTGTGGACATAAGAACACTACAGCTGAAATGGTTGCGTGATCAGATGGGACTGGTAAACCAGGAGCCTGCACTCTTTGCTACTACCATTCTTGAGAACATACTCTATGGAAAACCTGATGCAACAATGGATGAAGTAGAAGCCGCAGCCTGTGCTGCTAATGCTCATAGTTTCATCACTTTGCTTCCTAATGGGTACAATACTCAGGTTAGTGTCAAAATTCATTCTAGAAAACAGCATTGGTTATGTGAAAATGCAATGCACCATCCACTAACAACTCTTTAAATTGAATGCCAATGGATTATCAGGTTGGAGAGCGAGGTGTCCAACTCTCTGGAGGCCAAAAACAGAGAATTGCAATTGCTAGAGCTATGTTGAAAGACCCAAAGATCCTACTCCTGGATGAAGCAACCAGCGCTCTTGATGCAAGCTCTGAGAGCATTGTTCAGGAAGCTCTAGACCGTCTTATGGTTGGGAGAACAACTGTAGTTGTGGCACATCGCCTTTCCACCATAAGAAATGTTGACAGTATTGCAGTTATACAACAAGGGCAAGTTGTTGAGACAGGAACTCATGAAGAACTGATTGCCAAAGCAGGGGCCTATTCTTCGTTAATTCGATTCCAAGAAATGGTTGGGAACAGAGACTTCAGGAATCCTTCTACTCGTTGTTCACGTTCGTCTCGGCTAAGCCACTCATTGTCTACCAAGTCTTTGAGCCTCCGATCTGGCAGCTTAAGGAACCTGAGCTACAGTTACAGTACTGGTGCTGATGGGAGGATAGAGATGATCTCAAATGCTGAGACAGACAGGAAAACTCGAGCTCCAAAGGGATATTTCTTTCGACTTCTAACGCTAAATGCTCCAGAATGGCCATATTCAATTATGGGTGCCATAGGATCAGTACTATCAGGATTTATCGGTCCAACCTTTGCCATTGTAATGAGCAACATGATTGAGGTGTTCTACTATAGAAGTCCTGCTTCCATGGAGAGGAAGACAAAGGAGTATGTCTTCGTGTACATAGGAGCTGGGCTCTATGCTGTCGTCGCATACTTGATACAACATTACTTCTTCAGCATAATGGGAGAGAACCTCACTACTAGAGTAAGGAGAATGATGCTTGCAGGTATAACAAATTTGGCCTTTCTTCAATTTACACTTCAAAGTTTACATCTTTCGtcgttttttatattttggtcTCTGATTCTAACTGTTACTCCCTCTACATCAGCAATTTTGACGAATGAAGTCGGATGGTACGACGAAGAGGAGAACAACTCGAGTCTCCTGGCTTCCAAACTGGCCACAGATGCTGCTGATGTTAAATCCGCAATTGCTGAGAGGATTTCAGTGATACTGCAAAACATGACTTCACTGCTCACCTCATTCATAGTTGCTTTCATTGTGGAATGGAGGGTCTCCCTGCTTATCCTAGCAACTTTCCCCCTTTTAGTTCTTGCCAACTTTGCTCAGGTAAGCTTTCAGTTACACCCTTCCATCACCATTTtgccttgaaaaaaaaataccaaaGCTTTTCTCTTTAGTATTAGGTCTGTTTTTGCACCCTGGAATCTTTAACTCCTTCCCCAATCCCAGCATTCAACGACAAAACAAAGCTGCTGCGTGTCAGCACACCATGTCACTGCACGTGCTTCCTTCGAGCCTTGTGCACACTTAGCTCTGGGAAATCATGCAATAATAATCAAAGTATAATACTAAGCACTCCTAACAAGATATAGATTAAGATTCTATACAGAGGCCTGCTACACTGCTTATTTAGCAAGGGAAGGTTCATATCATTCTCTCTAAACTAAATTATCATATTATGACTACCTTGTTGCTTAGTTCTAGAGCCCTAATGACCCATTTCTATCTTGGTTTAGTTTAGTCGCAGTCATGTTTGACCTAGACTGGTTCTGGTTTGTATCTTCTTATTGGCCCCTGTATAATAATTTAATCCACCACACTGCTCATTACAGCTAcagtatatataaatatatacgtCTGTCCATCTGTCATAGACCCAAGTTGAACCTCTATATAGTTGTTTAATTTCCTCAATGCATTTGGAGCTCTTTTTCTGTTTTCCTTGCAATTCTTTAGAAGACAGCCATGTGAGAGTTGCGGGTGAACTCTATTCCCGTCTGTGATCACATTATTTGATAGGGGAGGAGATACAAGAAGGCTCTTTCTATTATTGACCAACAAGTATGGTGTCGGCTTGATACTTGCGATTTGTGCACCCTCCTTTGCTTATTATCTTGTCGGTATTGGCAAGAGGCTTCAGTCTTCTGGAGCCCTTGGGTGACTGTTGGGTTGGTTTTCACACACTAGTCTTCATGTAGAACCAAGGGTTCTCTGTGAGACTGTTTGTCTTGTATGATAGCGTTCTAAATTTTGCGCATGCTCTAAGTACAGTGAAATGGACCTAACTGAGTAAGGACGGTACCTTCTCCAATGTATTTCTGTCCTTGTCCCGTGAGAAATCATGTAGAGCCCTGCAATTTACTCCTGGGCCTACTCATTGAGCTCTGTTTCAGTGCTCTGTTGCTTTTGGTGGGTCTACATTCTGTACCCAAACACAAGCCCCTGGTCACCAAATTGTGAAGGCAATAACTCTCAACGGATACAATAACATgaataaaaaagaataagaatttTAACTAATGCAAATGTCTCTTCACTCAGTATGTTACTTTGTCTAGAGAAAAACTGCTGCATGATTTTAGTGTGGTTGCTCAGCGCACCCAGAAACCAAACTTGACATTTGTTTAATGCAAGTTTCTGATCAGCAATTCTGCTACTTTGTGCATTACGCAGCAACTTTCGCTTAAAGGCTTTGCCGGAGACACTGCCAAGGCTCATGCAAAGACTAGCATGATTGCAGGGGAAGGAGTGAGCAACATTCGAACAGTTGCTGCCTTCAATGCACAAGACAAgatcctctctctcttttgccATGAGCTTCGTATCCCACAACTAGGAAGCCTTCGTCGGAGCCAAACTGCTGGTCTCCTGTTTGGCCTCTCACAGCTTGCGTTATATGCCTCTGAAGCTCTCATTCTATGGTATGGTGCCCACCTTGTGAGCAAAGGTGTCTCAACCTTCTCCAAGGTCATTAAGGTTTTCGTGGTCCTGGTTGTAACAGCCAATTCAGTAGCGGAAACAGTTAGTCTTGCCCCTGAGATTATTAGGGGTGGTGAAGCTGTTGGCTCtgttttttcaattcttgatCGCCAAACCAGGATTGACCCTGATGACCCTGAAGCCGAGGTGGTTGAAAGAATTCGAGGGGAAATTGAACTAAGGCATGTTGATTTTGCATACCCTTCACGGCCTGATATTATGATCTTCAAAGATTTTAATCTCAGAATCCGTACTGGCCAAAGCCAAGCACTTGTTGGAGCTAGTGGTTCGGGGAAGAGTTCTGTGATTGCATTGATTGAGAGGTTCTACGATCCAATAGTTGGGAAGGTAATGATTGATGGCAAAGACATCCGACGTCTGAACTTGAAGTCTCTTAGACTAAAAATTGGTTTGGTGCAACAAGAACCAGCTCTCTTTGCAGCAAGCATTTTTGACAACATTGCCTATGGAAAAGAAGGTGCAACCGAAGCAGAAGTGATTGAAGCTGCACGTACAGCCAATGTGCATGGATTCGTTAGTGGATTGCCTGATGGGTACAAAACTCCAGTTGGAGAGAGAGGAGTTCAGCTCTCGGGGGGACAGAAACAAAGAATTGCCATAGCCAGAGCTGTGCTCAAGGACCCAACAATACTTCTGCTAGATGAGGCCACAAGTGCATTGGACGCAGAATCAGAATGTGTGCTACAAGAAGCACTGGAGAGGCTGATGAGGGGCCGAACCACCGTGCTAGTTGCCCACCGTTTATCAACAATTAGAGGGGTGGACAGCATCGGCGTGGTGCAAGATGGCCACATTGTGGAACATGGAAGCCACTCGGAACTTGTGAGCCGCCCAGATGGGGCGTACTCAAGACTGTTGCAGCTACAAAATCATCGTATATGAGAAGATAATCAGTTTAGGTCAATCAATTGCAGCATGCATGGCCTTGTTGGGTGGTGTTGATTATGTATGTCCCATTAACGTTATGTAATCCTCTATTTTTCATCTAGTTGTAGATATGGCTCATGTTCAGAACAATTTCTCTAATCTCAATGAAGTAGCAAGTATTATATTATCAGAGTACCTTTCTCCTTTCATAAGCATGTTACTAATGTTGGTTGTTGGGGGGTTTGGGCTCATGGGTGTGATTATTCACTCAGCTTTCCTTTCTTTTCCTTCTGTAGATTGAGATTTATGAATGTATATAACTTGTGGAAAAAGCAAAAAAGGGCCACAATCTTATCTTAGAACTTTCCTGgatttttccttttccattGCATGTGTTTCGTAGCTAGTGTGATCTTCTTGGGTTTTAGATAAGGAAGTGACCTTTATCTTAAGGGCACCTTGGGACAGTTAAACCCAGCAAAGGCCAAGCTCACGATCATTTCTTTTTGATAAAGAGACAGACCCATTTGTTGCAGATGGTTTGAATTATTGTAAAGCGGTAGATAATTTCTTTTAGAACTTGGATAAGAAGCTTAAGAACACTAAAGGCAATAATGAGTCACTTTGATTCATTCATCTGTCCTGGATTCCTTCCATTCCTGAAGAACTGAGGGCCCAACTTTTGTACAGTTCAATGAGTGCGCCTGTATAAGATTTCATCATTTAGGTTCCCTTGGTCGACTGTGGTTATTTAGTGGGTTTTCAGAAAGTTTGATCCCAACATGTAAAGGTTCGAGCATCTTGTTCACAAATGTTACTTGGTGTTTTCAAGTATCTAAACTTGGTAGCTAGCAAGGAGCCATTAGATTAGTCCATCCTGTGGAACAAACCGCAAACAGCGACTAATCCAACGACCCTTGACTTCGGATCTTTAATACTCCGAAGCATCGTAAATGCTATAAAAACTTCTGATCTTGCTCTATTCTCATATTTAACTGTACATTCATACTTTCATAGTGATAACCTTTGAGGGAAAAAAGGGCTGTCAGGGAAAAAAGGGCTGTCAGATATATGTGCCTGGATTATCTGTGACTGGAAAAAGATAAGGCTCTATGTTATGACTTATGAAGATGGTGCATTGGTATCTGTTACTTTTGACAGTTCAATTCATTGAGTTGGCAGTAAGAcagtggaaaaaaaaaaaaggggaaaGAGACGCTAGGTATGGCAGATTGAAAATAAGGAATGGGGATGATGATGAACCCACAGCAGTGCTCCACAGTCTcaattatagtttttttttctgcaacTTCTTGTGTACATAGATATCATATCTGCTGGCTCTGGATGTGGCTTTAGGACTCTACTGTACTCTTGGATCTTGGTTATGACACTCTAGGATTTACTGAATGGAATAAAAGACTGTGCAGATACATAGGTGCTGCAACTATATATGCTTCAGAAATGAAGTTGATTCTGATACTTGAAATACAAGCTGGTTTTTACTGCATGGCAATCTCTAAATTAAGTTTCTTATAGCTCTCATCAGTATAAGTTGGATTTAAAAAGAGGGTTGAGACCAGAAATGGCAGTGAtagtgaaaatgaaagtgacCAATGAAATTTGGTAGCTAGTGCAGGTCTTTTCCTGTAAGATTCTTAAAGGGGCCCTTATTCCTTAGTCCTTACCCTCCTTTATATGTTTCTGcttctctctttgtttcagTGTCTGTGTTGAGTGCTACGTCTATCTCTATGAATGGAGAAAGCTCCGACTCTGAAGACTAACACAGTACCACTTCAAAGGCTCCGGCAGTCCGGCCCATTCTCTCAGGCCGTACCTGTTTTGGTTGTTTATGCCACTGAGATTTTACATCACCATCATAATAATTCATACCACTCGATCACTTCTGAAAATTTCAATCACAAGATTCACAGATGAATAATGCAATGCATGCATGTTCTCATAATGCTAGCGGGCCACTTGGATCTTGACCACCCCAAATTTATTTTGAATGATTTTCCAGGATCACTGGGGACCCGATTTGGTGAGGTGAGTGGTTCCTTCTCACCTCAAGAAGAATTACAGCTGCTGTAGTTGAAGTATAGGCAAAATAATTATCAGATTAACTATAATTTATCACACTTATTACAGCTAGTATTATTAACTGGTAATCTGGTATGCATCTCTCTTGCTTGGATTGCATAACATGTTATTGTttacttgtttcgatttttaaGAGTTGAAAAAGCTTACTTCGGATCAAGAAGGTAGCTACGCATGGGCTACGGTGGGCTACGTCTCATCTCAAATTACTAAAAAACTTATTTTTCTAGCTAAATTTTAatgtaaaaaattaaattttaaatattagtacaccttaaatttctatatataactCATAAATGattgtaaatttttttctaatcaAACCCATTATGAAATCATAGCTCCGCCCTTATTTCAGATCTGTTTGTTTATTGGATTTCTATGATGGAAAATCCCTGGATCGAATCATAGGTTTCTAAATTAGTTAGAAGTGAGTTTGCTGTTGATTTTGTCAGCTTACAGTTGAGTTTGGCAGCCTGAAAAATATACAGTACGTATGTGTTGCGAAGAAATAGTGATATACTACAGTTAATGATAGACTACGTACAGTTAGAGGCCGGTCCATTCCTTCTTAATCACTCAACTAGCTAGATCATATCTTTAATCACTCAACTAACTCCtaaatttcattttgcatGTTTCACTACTAGAAAAATTGCATCGACGACGCCTCATAGAGGacgtataaatataaaagctAACAAGGGAGCAACCTTCTCATGAAGAGTGCCGAACAATATAATTGGTTTTGGGCTCGAAGTATTGGGTCAATTGCTAAATCCTAAAACAAATTGCTAGTTTTAATGATTCTACCCTTCATGGTCCAAAGATAGTGGGTACTAATTTAAAACCCAAGGTCATGGGCCTCTTGATGAAACTCCTCTTTTGGACTATTGTTACGTTGTTAGGTTCTATGAGAAAGGGTATCAACAAGCTAGAATATAGGAAGTACGTATTGATGTAGTTGAATACGTATTCTCCCTTGTAGAATTCTTCGCCTCCTTCTTTTCAATAAACCACGAATCTAATCTAGCTTCTATGAAAATCTTCGTCTAAAAAACAAGGGCTTTTACTAATTGGTTTAATTTCCAGTTAAAAGAAACTTAGCTTAGAGACTTTAGCCAATATGTTCGGCCTGATTTTGCAAATTAACCTTTGAAAGAAAAAGGTTATTTGACTAATTTGAGTTTCTGATCGTACAGTACACACATGTTTATGCAGGATCGATCATGATGAATGCAATAAGTGAAACTTAAGAaagtaggaaaaaaaaaaaagtaacccACAACGAGTGCCAAAATTACAGCACTAATTTGGCAGTTAATTAAGCAATGTGAAAGTTGGGTAACTTTTAACACATTTACAATTCCATGCCTAATTTACTGATGGTGTTTGATTAAATCCAGTTTCTGATTAGTACATGCGCATATAATTACTTGATATTCACATcaaaaaacagaagaaaatcATCAACTAGTCTCTGAGTGAAATTTAAGCGCGAATACAATCATTTAAGCTTTTATACATGTGCTTCTATTCTCGCTTGGGATGCATCAGTTGCATGCATGGGTAGTTGAAATCAAATCGGCTTCCTGTGAAAATAATCGTTCAGAAGCAGAGACTTCCTAACTTAAGAGCGTAGCGTAGAATTGCAATATTAATTGGCAATAAGTTTGAATCTGACTTATGGCTAAATGGcgctttttgtttttgtttttgatgaaTGAGTGTAGCAGGGAAACCTCTAGCTctaaaaatcaaatttattaAGTAAGAAATTGATGATGACGAGAATTGAAGAGGCTGGGGGACCTAACCAAAACCTCGtgaagaaacaagaaattCCATACATAAATACACAATGGTATCGAAATCCAAACTGCGGATGGGAAGAACCGGAAGACCTAAAATATCACTCTCAAAAGACGACAATGTAAAAGGAGGCATAGCCGACCATTTACTTACTCTGAGATAGATGCGCGCTCCATAAAGGATTAGCTGGAGCATCTGCCACCTGCTATTTTCTTCCCGAAATATGTGTGAAGAGAGCCATGGTAATTCAAACAATTGAAGAGTACGTCTTGTTCATCCATAACTGGTATAAAAGTCTGTTTTCCCTGGCAATTTTGTAGGTTCGTAATGTAAGGAAACTATCTGCAGTATCCGATCGTTAGATCATCGTCTTTTTGTTTATCGATTAAGGAATTTCAATGCAGTCATATGGTGCTACCAAACTGCCTTACGGCCCTTAGTCCCTTACCCTAATTATGAATAAAAACGAAAAttcaacaaagaaaatcaTTAAAGTTTTGTTGGAGATTCACCTACTTAGAATTAAAAGCGCTTTCTAAAGTCCAGAACTGTGAAAGTCAAGTGCACTCGTGACTGCTTCACCAGAAAAAAGTCGAGCATTAGGGTTTGACCATTATGAACTACAAACTTACGAACACAAATTCAAGGGATTGATTAGTGGAAATTGGAATGAGAATGTAAGCCTTTAATTGGTCTTTCTGATTAAGAATGAGTCAATCAAGGGACTAATTTTTCGGAGACTCATCATCACCTCTAACTGACAAACTGAATTCAACCAATTGATAAGGTTTATATGGACACAAACGATCATCTGTTAGATCGCTAAATATATAGCTAATTGTATATATTCAGTTCATCTAAACTGTGCTTAAATTcccataaaaaataaaactgtGCTTAAATTAGTCAATACATACCGCTTGGCGCATGTGTCGGCATGGGAGCAAATATAAACATATTGTAAGCCAAACATTAGAAAAATCGTAAAACAAGCTAAGGGCGgctttctttcttattattAATTACATGTGACCCGTTCCAAAATACTGACTTTTTTAAAAACCGGAATTGAAATCGAAatcggaaaagaaaaaaggtcCGGATTTAGCATCATTTTTTTCCGGAACCGGAAAGAACCGGAACCGCAAATATTTGATCggtttttaggtttttacGGTTCCAAAAATTCattgtaatatatatttatcttcAAGCCTAAAACAATAACAATATAAAATACTAATTTCAAAATGCAAATACAGAATATCAACAACCTCCCAAATATAATTACAAAGtgatcaacaattaacatactcaattatttcaaaaaGAATTGAGAGAGACAGAAAGACTGCAAACCTAGGAtaatttagattttagaaagtaacaaaataatagAGGAAGTGATAGTGAATAGGGGTTTTATAGTTTTTATAGTGATTAGTAGGAGTATAAgaagtaaagaaaaaaaagcgACGAAAGATGTTTCTT contains:
- the LOC126798537 gene encoding ABC transporter B family member 19 — encoded protein: MAESAEPTKTLPEADKKKEQSLPFYQLFSFADKYDCLLMVSGSIGAIIHGSSMPVFFLLFGEMVNGFGKNQMDLQKMTAEVAKYALYFVYLGLIVCLSSYAEIACWMYTGERQVSTLRKKYLEAVLKQDVGFFDTDARTGDIVFSVSTDTLLVQDAISEKVGNFIHYLSTFLAGLVVGFVSAWRLALLSVAVIPGIAFAGGLYAYTLTGLTSKSRESYANAGIMAEQAIAQVRTVKSYVGESKALNSYSDAIQNTLQLGYKAGMAKGLGLGCTYGIACMSWALVFWYAGVFIRNGQTDGGKAFTAIFSAIVGGMSLGQSFSNLGAFSKGKSAGYKLMEIIKQKPTIIQDQLDGKCLSEVNGNIELKEVTFSYPSRPDVIIFRNFSMFFPAGKTIAVVGGSGSGKSTVVSLIERFYDPNQGQVLLDGVDIRTLQLKWLRDQMGLVNQEPALFATTILENILYGKPDATMDEVEAAACAANAHSFITLLPNGYNTQVGERGVQLSGGQKQRIAIARAMLKDPKILLLDEATSALDASSESIVQEALDRLMVGRTTVVVAHRLSTIRNVDSIAVIQQGQVVETGTHEELIAKAGAYSSLIRFQEMVGNRDFRNPSTRCSRSSRLSHSLSTKSLSLRSGSLRNLSYSYSTGADGRIEMISNAETDRKTRAPKGYFFRLLTLNAPEWPYSIMGAIGSVLSGFIGPTFAIVMSNMIEVFYYRSPASMERKTKEYVFVYIGAGLYAVVAYLIQHYFFSIMGENLTTRVRRMMLAAILTNEVGWYDEEENNSSLLASKLATDAADVKSAIAERISVILQNMTSLLTSFIVAFIVEWRVSLLILATFPLLVLANFAQQLSLKGFAGDTAKAHAKTSMIAGEGVSNIRTVAAFNAQDKILSLFCHELRIPQLGSLRRSQTAGLLFGLSQLALYASEALILWYGAHLVSKGVSTFSKVIKVFVVLVVTANSVAETVSLAPEIIRGGEAVGSVFSILDRQTRIDPDDPEAEVVERIRGEIELRHVDFAYPSRPDIMIFKDFNLRIRTGQSQALVGASGSGKSSVIALIERFYDPIVGKVMIDGKDIRRLNLKSLRLKIGLVQQEPALFAASIFDNIAYGKEGATEAEVIEAARTANVHGFVSGLPDGYKTPVGERGVQLSGGQKQRIAIARAVLKDPTILLLDEATSALDAESECVLQEALERLMRGRTTVLVAHRLSTIRGVDSIGVVQDGHIVEHGSHSELVSRPDGAYSRLLQLQNHRI